From a region of the Alnus glutinosa chromosome 1, dhAlnGlut1.1, whole genome shotgun sequence genome:
- the LOC133863984 gene encoding putative pentatricopeptide repeat-containing protein At5g13230, mitochondrial, whose translation MIRLFCHRTLPSCVNFATHCGNCRAWVCFPRRCFSAQAAQLAQRCASSIELPSSEFDAHAYATMLQDCIRNADPTSGKGLHCEILKRGGCLDLFAYNVLLNMYVKSELLCDAVTLFDEMPERNTISFVTLIQGYALSLRFTEGVELFVRLHREGHELNPFVFSAILKLLVSMGWAEPGWTMHACIWKLGHDSNAFVGTALVDAYSVSGHVPNARKVFDGIICKDIVSWSGMVACYSENGCFEEALEAFSQMRIIGFKPNNFTFAGVLKACLGLEAFNAGKSVHGCALKTRYEQDLYVGVALLELYTMSGDIDDAQRAFEEIPKKDVIPWSFMIARYAQSGRSEEAVDLFRRMRQAFVVPNQFTFASLLQACATIEGLVFAKQIHSHVLKVGLCLDVFVSNALMDVYAKCGRMENSMALFLESPDRNDVTWNTMIVGYVHSGDGEKALKLFLNMLEYQVQATEVTYSSVLRASASLAALDSGVQIHSLTVKTFYDKNIVVANALIDMYAKCGSIKDARLIFDMLDERHEVSWNAMISGYSIHGLGREALKVFEMMQKMKCKPNKLTFVGVLSACSSAGLLDQAQAYFNSMVQDYSIEPCIEHYTCMVWLLGRSGHLKKAVKLIEEIPIEPSIMVWRALLGACVIHNDVDLGRMSAQRVLEMDPQDEAAHVLLSNIYATAKRWENMASVRKDMKRKGVKKEPGLSWIENQGIVHYFTVGDTLHPDMKLINGMLDSLNMKIRKAGYVPNRNAVLVDVDDDEKERLLWVHSERLALAYGLIKMPSGRPIRIIKNLRICVDCHAAVKLISKVVQREIIVRDMNRFHHFQDGICSCGDYW comes from the coding sequence ATGATCAGATTGTTTTGTCACAGAACTCTGCCTTCTTGTGTAAATTTCGCAACGCATTGTGGAAATTGCAGAGCTTGGGTATGCTTCCCTCGACGTTGTTTCTCAGCCCAAGCGGCCCAATTGGCCCAGCGGTGCGCGAGTTCTATAGAGCTTCCGAGCTCAGAGTTCGACGCTCACGCTTACGCCACTATGCTTCAAGATTGTATCCGAAACGCTGACCCAACCTCAGGGAAGGGTCTCCACTGTGAGATTCTGAAAAGAGGCGGCTGTTTGGACCTGTTCGCTTACAACGTTCTGCTCAACATGTACGTGAAATCTGAGCTGCTGTGTGATGCTGTTACACTGTTCGACGAAATGCCCGAGAGAAATACGATCTCGTTTGTTACGTTAATTCAGGGGTACGCGCTGTCGTTGCGATTCACTGAGGGTGTGGAGTTGTTTGTTAGGTTACATAGGGAGGGTCACGAGCTTaacccttttgttttttctgcGATTTTGAAGCTGCTTGTCAGTATGGGATGGGCTGAGCCAGGTTGGACAATGCATGCTTGTATTTGGAAGCTTGGTCATGACTCTAATGCATTTGTAGGGACCGCTCTTGTCGATGCCTACTCTGTTAGCGGGCACGTTCCTAATGCTAGAAAGGTTTTCGATGGAATTATCTGCAAGGATATTGTTTCGTGGAGTGGGATGGTAGCTTGTTATTCTGAGAATGGTTGTTTTGAAGAGGCGTTAGAAGCCTTTTCTCAAATGAGGATAATTGGGTTCAAGCCAAACAATTTTACTTTTGCTGGTGTGCTTAAGGCCTGTCTTGGATTAGAGGCCTTTAATGCGGGAAAGAGTGTTCATGGGTGTGCGTTGAAAACTCGCTATGAACAGGATCTTTATGTGGGTGTTGCATTACTTGAACTGTACACAATGTCCGGGGACATTGATGATGCTCAGCGGGCATTTGAGGAGATCCCTAAAAAAGATGTGATTCCCTGGAGTTTTATGATTGCACGTTATGCTCAAAGTGGTAGGAGTGAAGAAGCTGTTGACCTGTTTCGTCGAATGAGGCAAGCTTTTGTTGTCCCTAATCAGTTTACATTTGCTAGCTTGCTGCAAGCTTGTGCAACTATAGAAGGTTTAGTTTTTGCGAAGCAAATCCATTCCCATGTACTCAAAGTTGGTCTCTGCTTGGATGTGTTTGTTTCTAATGCCCTGATGGATGTCTATGCTAAATGTGGAAGGATGGAGAACTCTATGGCTCTATTTCTGGAATCACCCGATAGAAATGATGTGACTTGGAACACTATGATTGTTGGCTATGTGCATTCAGGTGATGGTGAGAAGGCACTGAAGTTATTTCTAAACATGCTTGAATACCAAGTGCAGGCAACAGAAGTGACATACTCTAGTGTACTTCGTGCTTCTGCAAGTCTAGCAGCCTTGGATTCAGGAGTTCAGATTCATTCCTTGACAGTCAAAACCTTTTATGACAAGAATATTGTTGTGGCTAATGCTTTGATAGATATGTATGCCAAGTGTGGCAGCATTAAAGATGCCCGTTTGATATTTGACATGTTGGATGAACGACATGAAGTTTCATGGAATGCCATGATCTCAGGATATTCTATACATGGTTTGGGGAGGGAGGCTCTAAAAGTTTTTGAAATGATGCAGAAAATGAAGTGTAAACCGAACAAGTTAACTTTTGTTGGTGTTCTATCAGCATGTAGCAGCGCGGGGCTGTTAGATCAAGCACAAGCTTATTTTAATTCTATGGTTCAGGATTATAGCATTGAACCATGTATAGAGCACTATACTTGTATGGTCTGGCTTCTGGGGAGATCAGGCCATCTTAAAAAGGCTGTCAAGTTGATTGAGGAAATCCCAATTGAGCCCAGCATTATGGTCTGGCGTGCTTTGCTTGGAGCTTGCGTTATCCACAACGATGTTGATCTTGGAAGAATGTCTGCGCAGCGTGTGCTTGAGATGGATCCCCAAGATGAGGCTGCCCATGTGTTGTTGTCAAATATATATGCTACAGCAAAGAGGTGGGAAAACATGGCTTCAGTTAGGAAAGACATGAAAAGGAAAGGGGTAAAGAAGGAACCGGGCCTAAGTTGGATTGAGAACCAGGGAATAGTTCATTATTTCACTGTTGGAGATACTTTACATCCTGACATGAAACTAATTAATGGGATGCTGGAttcattgaacatgaaaatcaGGAAGGCAGGATATGTTCCTAATCGTAATGCAGTTTTGGTTGATGTGGATGATGATGAAAAGGAGCGTCTCCTTTGGGTGCACAGTGAAAGATTAGCTCTTGCTTATGGGCTAATTAAAATGCCATCTGGAAGACCTATTCGTATCATTAAAAATCTCCGAATATGTGTGGATTGTCATGCCGCAGTTAAGTTAATATCCAAGGTTGTGCAGCGAGAAATTATTGTCAGAGATATGAATCGGTTCCATCACTTTCAGGACGGGATTTGCTCCTGTGGTGATTACTGGTGA